From Jaculus jaculus isolate mJacJac1 chromosome 19, mJacJac1.mat.Y.cur, whole genome shotgun sequence, a single genomic window includes:
- the Rxfp4 gene encoding relaxin-3 receptor 2, translated as MPTLNASSTLPTLFWANTSEGSVLSPDGAAIPVEFLALRITVAVAYGLVGITGLLGNLAVLWVLRSCAQRAPGPPSDTFVFSLALADLGLALTLPFWAAESALDFHWPFGSALCKIVLTATVLSIYSSIFLVTTLSVARYRVVSTAVGPGSHLSLFWARVATLAAWAAAAVVTIPTAIFGGEDELWGVHLCLLRFPSRYWLGAYQLQRVVLAFVLPLAIITTSYLLLLAFLRRRRPRQDSRAVARSVRILVASFFLCWFPNHVVTLWGVLVKFDLVPWDRTFYTVHTYVFPVTTCLAHGNSCLNPVVYCLLRREPRRALASSFRDLLSRLWPQGKASVEQVAFKEVGRSGPSTALSNTKGHLDEV; from the coding sequence ATGCCCACACTCAATGCCTCTTCCACTCTGCCCACTCTCTTCTGGGCCAACACGTCTGAAGGCAGTGTGCTGAGTCCCGACGGCGCTGCCATTCCTGTGGAATTCCTCGCCCTAAGGATCACGGTTGCTGTAGCCTATGGACTTGTGGGCATCACGGGTTTGCTGGGAAATCTGGCCGTGCTGTGGGTGCTGCGCAGCTGTGCTCAGAGAGCCCCGGGGCCTCCTTCCGATACCTTTGTCTTCAGCCTGGCTCTGGCAGACCTGGGGCTGGCCCTTACCCTCCCTTTCTGGGCAGCTGAGTCAGCACTGGACTTCCACTGGCCTTTTGGAAGTGCCCTCTGCAAGATAGTTCTGACCGCCACCGTCCTCAGCATCTACTCCAGCATCTTCCTCGTCACCACGCTGAGCGTTGCCCGATACCGGGTGGTGTCCACGGCCGTGGGACCAGGCAGTCACCTCTCACTCTTTTGGGCCCGTGTGGCTACCCTGGCAGCGTGGGCGGCCGCTGCCGTGGTGACCATACCGACGGCTATCTTTGGGGGCGAGGATGAGTTGTGGGGTGTGCACCTCTGCCTGCTGCGCTTCCCCAGCAGGTACTGGCTGGGGGCCTACCAGCTGCAGAGGGTGGTTCTGGCCTTCGTCCTGCCCTTGGCCATCATCACCACCAGCTACCTGCTGCTGCTGGCCTTCCTGCGCCGGAGGCGACCGCGACAGGACAGCAGGGCGGTGGCCCGCTCCGTCCGCATCCTAGTGGCCTCCTTCTTCCTGTGCTGGTTCCCCAACCACGTGGTCACTCTCTGGGGAGTGCTGGTGAAGTTCGACCTGGTGCCCTGGGACAGGACTTTCTACACCGTCCACACCTACGTCTTCCCAGTCACCACCTGCCTGGCGCACGGCAACAGTTGCCTCAACCCTGTGGTCTACTGTCTCCTCCGGCGCGAGCCCAGGAGGGCCCTGGCTAGCTCCTTCAGGGATCTCCTGTCCAGGCTTTGGCCTCAAGGAAAGGCCTCTGTGGAACAAGTGGCCTTTAAGGAGGTAGGCAGAAGTGGCCCTTCTACCGCACTCTCAAACACAAAGGGACACCTGGATGAGGTTTGA